In the Sphaerodactylus townsendi isolate TG3544 linkage group LG10, MPM_Stown_v2.3, whole genome shotgun sequence genome, one interval contains:
- the EXOSC9 gene encoding exosome complex component RRP45, with protein sequence MKETPQSNCEKRFLLRAIEDRKRLDGRECYDYRNIRISFGTDYGCCIVELGKTRVLGQVSCELVAPKPNRATEGILFFNLELSPMASPAFEPGRQSELLVKLNRLLEKCLRNSKCIDTESLCVVAGEKVWQIRVDLHLLNHNGNIIDAASIAAIAALCHFRRPDVSVQGEEVTLYTPEERDPVPLSIHHMPICVSFAFFQQGTYLLVDPSEQEERVMDGLLVIAMNKHREICTIQSSGGIMLLKDQVLVCSKITGVKVAEITELIQKALANDQKVRKEGGKFGFAESIPNQKITAFKIEQASIDTNDVQEQAEEIIAKASPPSEVLANPVLWAPGTAQIGEGGENSWGDFAESEKEEEEEIAQDKSPTTEDHSMETGDTSAGTKNKKDETIVLSDSEEEDVIILEPEGAQKNRTETSCKQDITSQKPDSKKKRKSYSLKKR encoded by the exons ATGAAGGAGACACCGCAGTCCAACTGCGAGAAGCGTTTCTTGTTGCGCGCCATTGAGGACAGGAAG CGTCTGGATGGACGTGAGTGCTATGACTACAGAAACATCCGCATTTCCTTTGGCACCGACTatggctgctgcattgtggagCTTGGGAAGACCAG AGTTCTTGGACAAGTTTCATGTGAACTTGTTGCTCCAAAGCCAAATCGTGCAACAGAGGGTATACTTTTCTTTAACCTTGAGCTCTCTCCTATGGCATCGCCTGCTTTTGAGCCTGGCAG GCAGTCTGAGCTCCTTGTGAAGCTGAATCGACTATTAGAAAAATGCCTAAGGAATTCCAAGTGTATCGATACGGAATCTCTCTGTGTTGTAGCTGGTGAAAAA GTGTGGCAAATCCGTGTGGACCTGCATTTGTTGAATCACAACGGAAACATTATTGATGCAGCAAGCATAGCAGCAATAGCGGCTTTGTGCCATTTTCGGCGGCCAGATGTGTCTGTGCAAGGAGAAGAAGTAACACTG TACACTCCAGAGGAAAGGGATCCTGTCCCACTGAGTATCCACCACATGCCTATCTGTGTAAGCTTTGCTTTCTTCCAACAAGG gACCTACCTGTTAGTGGATCCCAGTGAACAGGAGGAACGCGTGATGGACGGCCTCCTTGTGATTGCCATGAATAAGCACCGTGAGATTTGTACTATTCAGTCTAGTGGTGGGATCATGCTTTTAAAAGACCAG GTTCTGGTCTGCAGTAAAATAACAGGGGTTAAAGTTGCAGAAATCACAGAACTAATTCAGAAAGCCTTGGCAAATGATCAAAAAGTCAG gaaagaaggagggaaatTTGGATTTGCAGAATCTATTCCAAACCAAAAGATAACTGCGTTTAAAATAGAACAAGCCTCGATTGACACTAATGATGTACAAGAGCAAGCTGAAGAAATTATTGCTAAAGCATCCCCACCTTCAGAAGT TTTGGCCAACCCAGTGTTATGGGCTCCTGGCACTGCTCAGATTGGTGAAGGGGGTGAGAATTCGTGGGGAGATTTTGCGGAatctgaaaaggaagaggaggaggaaattgcTCAGGATAAGTCTCCAACAACAGAAGACCACAGTATGGAAACGGGAGATACTAGTGCTGGCACAAAAAACAAGAAAG ATGAGACAATTGTGTTATCTGACAGTGAAGAGGAAGATGTTATCATTCTGGAGCCAGAAGGGGCACAAAAGAACAG AACAGAGACCTCTTGCAAACAGGACATCACAAGTCAAAAACCAGATAGCAAAAAGAAGCGAAAAAGTTATTCTCTAAAAAAACGTTAA